The Oculatellaceae cyanobacterium DNA window GGGAAGTTTTTTTAGCAGACTTTCAACAGAGTTTAGATAAATTTCAAGTACCACCAACTGAGCAAAAAGAGCTATTTGATATAGTTGGAAGTACTCGCCAAGATATTGTTAAGCCCTAATAAGCTAACTATGGATTGCATTCACTTAACTAAGATTCGCTGCTATGGCTATACTGGTTATTTACCAGAGGAGCAAATATTGGGGCAATGGTTTGAAGTAGACCTCAGCCTGTGGTTAGATTTATCACAAGCAGGTAAAAGTGATGCGATAGATGATACTCTTGATTACCGCAGTGTAATTGCAACTGTACAGCAGTTGGTGAAAACTTCTAAGTTTGCTTTAGTAGAAAAATT harbors:
- the folB gene encoding dihydroneopterin aldolase; its protein translation is MDCIHLTKIRCYGYTGYLPEEQILGQWFEVDLSLWLDLSQAGKSDAIDDTLDYRSVIATVQQLVKTSKFALVEKLADAIAQAILQFARVSQVRVQLTKPAAPIPDFGGKITIDITRANQHS